CGTTTCTTCTCAGAGAGCGCTCTCTTGGTTATAGCTCCGAGCCGGTAAACACCATGGGCGATAAGCAGGGTTTAACATTGTGCTTCATAGGATGCGGTTAGTAATATTTTGGCGATGAACCCGGAAGGAATCCTAGTTTCATGGCACTCTTTCAACCGTAATGCTCACGGAGAAACCACGAAATTAGGCAATCTAGGAACCGCAATTCTAGGTGGCCTGCTCAGTACTCCGAAGGAAGGCCCGGAAGGAATATGTCCATTTTCTCAATTCATTGTCAGCGTGCGAACCGAGGTGTCCGTCACCAGATTGCAGGAAGAATTCTGCCAGCATCAAGACAAACTACGCATTTACCAAAACCAGAACGAACGGGCAGTTGATGAGTCTGATGTCATTATTCTAGCCACGGACCCTGCCGATGTAGCTTCAGTACTCACCGCGCAAGGTATGCGCGACAACTTGGTTGGCAAGCTGCTCATAAGCGTCGCTGCGGGATGGACGAGGCAGAAACTCGAAACCATGATCTATGGCAGAGAAATAATCCCAGAAGAAATTTCAGGAGTGGATTATCCAAAGCAAGTCTGGGTTATTCGCACCCTTCCCAACGTGGCCGCGGTGGTTCATCAAGGGCTCACCGTCATTGAGACGCCTCAGCCCGAACTGCCAACACGCTACCTAGCACTCACCAGGGCGATTTTCGACCGTATAGGAAAGACAATAGTTCTGCCCCCGAGTCTGTTAGATGCGGCCACAGTGGTGGGCGGATCGACacccgccttcttcgccatcatctgcgAAGCCCTCATTGATGCTTCTGTTGCCGTAGGAGTCCCGCGCGACGTGGCTCATGCTGGTATTGCACAGGCGATGCTGGGCACAGCCCATATGCTACAGACGGGCATGCAGCCTGCTGCTATCAAAGACAAAGGAACCTCTCCCGAGGGCTGTACAATGAGCGGCTTGATGGTGTTGGAAGAGACCGCCGTGAGAGGGCATGTTGGCCGGGCGCTTCGAGAGGCTGTCACGGTTGCTCGCCTGATGGGCAGCGATGTACACTTAAATGACACTAGAAAGTAAACCAGAACCCTGTTTGTGTAAATATCCTGGTCGCCTATTCAAAAGATGACGGGTTTACCGTTTTGCAATGTCTTTCCACGTATCACGCATAGACACGCAAATTTGCATTCGCAGAGCATCGTCTTTCGAATGCAGGTCTTTTTCTGGTCCCCTGAAACTGAAGTAATTTCCCCAAGTACCTCGTTATTTTTGGGTGCCACCCTCGCCACACAGTCGAGTCTCGGCAAAAGAGCCGTGGTGCATTCTGTGAGCCCTCATCGGCAGCGCTTCCGAGTGTGGAACCGACCGTCGCCGAAGTCGTTTCCCGCAAGTTTGTGTAAGCTGCCTGAACCAGATTAAAAAGGTCGATTCAAGTTGGGAATTTCTGTACATATGTGGACCAAATGGTGCAGGCAGGCTCGGTCTTTGCCCGCTTGTTCAGCAAGCGAGattctctccatctcctggTCGCACTTGAGAATTCcacaaaaaacaaaacgcCAACCATTGGATATCGCCATACAAGTAAACCCAGTGAAAAGGGCAATCCCGAACTCGACAATCATGGCTACACGGCTGGCGGCTCGCACTCGACCGAAATTGCTTCTGACGACTTGCAGTCGGTCGACGTGCCTCGTTCAGACGAGGACAAAAGTCACGATCCCCTTTCGACTGCCAGACGAACGAAATGAGCCAAATGTAACGTCGCCTCTGATTGTCAATCTTTCAAAAATACATTGAATTAACGTGGTTTAATTCCAGCCCGAGTACCGAAGAGGCTCTGCAGAGCGGACTCAAGTAGAAAGGGAGCTGGCACGCCTCCGGGCTTCACTCCCCGTCAGAAGTGACATATTCTACAATGGCCAAGCACAGGCGGCTCAAGATTCCGAGATGCAGGTCCTGCCCGCAGAAAATAAGACAGTCTTTACCAACTTCCCACTGGCTTCCAAGGAGCAAGTGAACAAGGCCATCGACTCGGCGCTCCTCGCCAAAAGGGAATGGCAAGAGATGCCATTTGTAGACAGGGCCGCGGTATTTCTCAAGGCGGCGGAGCTTGTTTCGGGAAAGTATCGATATGAGCTTATTGCAGCAACCATGCTAGGGCAGGGCAAGAACGTTTGGCAGGCGGAAATTGACGCTGCGGCCGAGCTGGCAGACTTCTTCCGATTAAACTGCAATTATGCCGCAGAACTACTTGCGAGACAGCCCACCCGTGGCACAGACGGAGTCTGGACGTGAGTAAACATTTTTCATCTTCACTGTTGGCGTCTTACTGACCGTTCCGTCTCAGACGAGTCGAGCATCGCCCCTTGGAGGGCTTTGTCTACGCCGTTTCTCCTTTCAACTTTACAGCCTTGGGTGGCGCCCTCATTTCCGGCCCAGCTTTAATGGGCAATGTCGTGGTGTGGAAGCCTTCCCCCTACTGCATCTACCCTAGCACCTTAATCTACAAGATAGTGCTGGAGGCTGGTCTGCCAACGGACGTGATCCAAATGGTGCCAGGTGATGCCGAGCAAGTGACGAGCACAGTCTTGGACCACCAGGACTTTGCGGGAATCAACTTTATCGGATCATCCCATGTCTTTCGCTCCATCTATGCCAAGATTGGGCAAGGCATCGGCAGCAAGAAATACCGCGAGTTTCCTCGCATTGTCGGAGAGACCAGCGGCAAGAATTTCCAGCTGGTCCACGCATCGGGCGATATTCCAA
The Metarhizium brunneum chromosome 7, complete sequence genome window above contains:
- the prnC_1 gene encoding Delta-1-pyrroline-5-carboxylate dehydrogenase, whose product is MATRLAARTRPKLLLTTCSRSTCLVQTRTKVTIPFRLPDERNEPNPEYRRGSAERTQVERELARLRASLPVRSDIFYNGQAQAAQDSEMQVLPAENKTVFTNFPLASKEQVNKAIDSALLAKREWQEMPFVDRAAVFLKAAELVSGKYRYELIAATMLGQGKNVWQAEIDAAAELADFFRLNCNYAAELLARQPTRGTDGVWTRVEHRPLEGFVYAVSPFNFTALGGALISGPALMGNVVVWKPSPYCIYPSTLIYKIVLEAGLPTDVIQMVPGDAEQVTSTVLDHQDFAGINFIGSSHVFRSIYAKIGQGIGSKKYREFPRIVGETSGKNFQLVHASGDIPSAVNHAIRGAFEYQGQKCSATSRVYVPESRAQEFIARLKAGVEKMTIGSPDEDFEAFMGPVIHKHSFDKIKNIIEESNKDPCLELITGGKCNDSQGYYIAPTVYLAQSPDHELFNKEIFGPVLVIHVYPDAKWGETLQSVDKNGGGFALTGAVFAKDRKIIRQVEDTLRYSAGNFYINCKTTAALIGQQTFGGARSSGTNDKAGSSDILRRFTSPRTIKEEFSPLGAFTYPSNESGERNQAVA
- the P5CR_1 gene encoding Pyrroline-5-carboxylate reductase, which codes for MNPEGILVSWHSFNRNAHGETTKLGNLGTAILGGLLSTPKEGPEGICPFSQFIVSVRTEVSVTRLQEEFCQHQDKLRIYQNQNERAVDESDVIILATDPADVASVLTAQGMRDNLVGKLLISVAAGWTRQKLETMIYGREIIPEEISGVDYPKQVWVIRTLPNVAAVVHQGLTVIETPQPELPTRYLALTRAIFDRIGKTIVLPPSLLDAATVVGGSTPAFFAIICEALIDASVAVGVPRDVAHAGIAQAMLGTAHMLQTGMQPAAIKDKGTSPEGCTMSGLMVLEETAVRGHVGRALREAVTVARLMGSDVHLNDTRK